A region of Patescibacteria group bacterium DNA encodes the following proteins:
- a CDS encoding radical SAM protein, giving the protein MISAVRVKKYIRIGFNRITQDLATRFFLLSGIKMPNPKRAYYFMTSKCNFQCGMCPQWKIGLEEKAEEYISESRMLELMDEMAGAGIKEIGFSGGEPLIYSDKLLRLLAHASRKGMYTHVATNGSLITREFLGEYDKIGGGHISLSIDALGERHNELRGFGGAFSGTENVLKLFETNNYRNILLKINLTLTGENLGEAPAVVKMAATKNAVVFIQPYDPYDYAHSNDAAYLESHYPLWVKKKNYGELEKSLDEIMEIKRDSPEIILNSEEHLADIKQYFQGRRNIKKICFSGLDQISIFPRGEIMFCKYGVIGDLKNASLKEFLASDKRKEAVISSLSCPENCLLGCMYRPRLGDMLKSGLKQLYKLSKVN; this is encoded by the coding sequence TCTCGCGACCCGCTTCTTTTTACTGTCAGGAATTAAAATGCCCAATCCGAAACGGGCGTATTATTTTATGACCAGTAAGTGTAATTTTCAGTGCGGGATGTGCCCGCAGTGGAAAATCGGGCTGGAAGAAAAGGCGGAAGAATATATTTCCGAATCCCGAATGCTCGAGCTAATGGACGAAATGGCCGGCGCCGGAATAAAAGAAATCGGTTTTTCCGGAGGCGAGCCGTTAATTTACTCGGACAAGCTGTTGCGCCTTCTGGCTCACGCTAGCCGAAAAGGCATGTATACGCACGTAGCCACCAACGGCAGTCTTATTACCCGCGAATTTTTAGGCGAGTATGATAAAATCGGCGGCGGGCATATCTCTCTATCAATTGACGCTTTAGGGGAGCGGCATAATGAACTGCGCGGATTCGGCGGCGCGTTTTCCGGAACCGAGAACGTCCTTAAATTATTTGAAACCAATAATTACCGCAACATCTTACTAAAAATTAACCTTACTTTGACCGGCGAAAATTTGGGCGAAGCGCCGGCGGTAGTAAAAATGGCCGCGACTAAAAACGCGGTTGTCTTTATCCAGCCTTACGATCCGTATGATTACGCCCATTCGAATGACGCGGCTTATCTGGAAAGCCATTATCCTTTATGGGTGAAGAAGAAAAACTACGGCGAACTGGAAAAGTCTTTGGATGAAATCATGGAAATAAAAAGAGACAGTCCGGAAATTATACTAAATAGCGAAGAGCACTTAGCTGATATAAAACAATATTTTCAGGGCAGGAGAAACATAAAAAAAATATGCTTTTCCGGCTTGGACCAGATAAGTATTTTCCCCCGGGGCGAAATAATGTTTTGTAAATACGGCGTAATTGGGGATTTGAAAAACGCGAGCCTTAAAGAATTTTTAGCAAGCGATAAAAGAAAAGAAGCGGTAATCTCCAGCCTCTCGTGCCCCGAAAATTGTCTTTTGGGCTGTATGTACCGCCCGCGGCTTGGCGATATGCTTAAAAGCGGCCTAAAGCAATTATATAAATTATCGAAAGTAAACTAA
- a CDS encoding glycosyltransferase family 4 protein translates to MKILQINKYFYLRGGSERYFFGLSKILENNGHQVAHFSMKHERNLESKYAKYFTEKIELDKFSLKSIIKIFYNHDAVNKLDKLMNDFKPDVAHLHNIDRQLGPAIINLLKKRGIPVVMTLHDFKAFCPKGTLYNKRAHCRKCLNGNYYNCLKDKCIKESYLKSALGMLEFYWQRFFLMAYGKVDTFHAPSLYMKNIAVSSGISSEKIFDLVYPIEAREDSNGTEKVNEEYLLYFGRLSEEKGIDVLIRALSRTKIGIKLKIAGEGELKDGLMKISDALGLTKRIEFLGFQNGEKLEKLISGAEAVVIPSLWPENMPYSLLESMASGKTIIASKTGGIPERIVDESSGYLFSIGNINELAEKIDSAVSEKNAMLGQKARDSIKNFNTKKHYEELVKMYNSLIFAKLKHY, encoded by the coding sequence ATGAAAATTTTACAGATCAACAAATATTTTTATTTAAGAGGCGGAAGCGAACGCTACTTTTTCGGCTTGTCAAAAATATTGGAGAATAACGGCCACCAGGTGGCGCATTTTTCCATGAAACACGAGCGAAACCTGGAGTCAAAATACGCGAAATATTTTACGGAAAAGATTGAGCTTGATAAATTCAGCCTAAAGAGCATTATTAAAATATTTTATAACCATGACGCGGTAAACAAGCTGGATAAGCTAATGAATGACTTTAAGCCGGACGTAGCCCATTTGCATAACATCGACCGGCAATTAGGCCCGGCGATAATCAATCTTTTGAAGAAAAGGGGAATCCCGGTAGTTATGACTTTGCACGATTTTAAAGCCTTCTGCCCCAAGGGAACGCTTTATAATAAGCGCGCGCATTGCCGCAAATGCCTGAACGGAAATTATTATAACTGTTTGAAAGATAAATGCATTAAAGAATCTTATCTGAAAAGCGCGCTGGGCATGCTGGAGTTTTATTGGCAAAGATTTTTCCTTATGGCCTACGGGAAAGTTGATACGTTCCACGCGCCGAGCCTTTACATGAAAAATATCGCCGTAAGTTCCGGAATTTCTTCGGAAAAAATATTCGATTTGGTTTACCCGATTGAAGCTCGGGAAGACAGTAATGGGACTGAAAAAGTAAATGAAGAGTATTTGTTATATTTCGGCCGGCTGTCTGAAGAGAAAGGAATTGATGTTTTAATAAGAGCGCTTAGCCGCACAAAAATCGGCATTAAACTAAAAATTGCCGGCGAGGGAGAGCTTAAGGATGGTTTAATGAAGATTTCTGATGCTTTGGGGCTCACTAAGAGAATCGAATTTCTCGGGTTTCAAAATGGCGAAAAACTTGAAAAACTGATCAGCGGCGCTGAAGCGGTTGTTATCCCTTCACTTTGGCCGGAGAATATGCCCTATAGCCTATTAGAATCAATGGCTTCCGGTAAAACGATTATCGCTTCAAAAACCGGAGGAATCCCGGAAAGGATAGTTGATGAATCTAGCGGGTATCTTTTTTCAATTGGCAATATTAACGAATTAGCGGAAAAAATAGATAGCGCCGTTAGCGAGAAAAATGCAATGCTGGGCCAAAAGGCGAGAGACAGTATAAAAAACTTTAATACTAAAAAACATTATGAGGAATTAGTCAAGATGTATAATTCGCTAATATTTGCTAAATTAAAGCATTATTAA
- a CDS encoding glycosyltransferase family 4 protein, which produces MKIAFIGQKGMPAKGGGVEKHVEELSIRLVKRGHEAIVYTRTNYTERKLGAYKGVKLVSLPNIKTKSLDAITHTFMACLDVIFRKDIDIVHFHSIGPSSLIWLIKIFKPGTPIVATFHSQCYLHKKWGLFARLYLKFGEYSCCKFADKVIAISESLKKRTAEEYNVLSEYIPNAVMMRKKKLPKIIKAKWGLDKDGYILSVSRLVPVKGIHYIIGAYNELKTNKKLVIAGDGAFNGEYIGELERKSGGNEKIIFTGNLSGRELDELYSNACLFVQASEVEGLSIALLEAMSFDLPVLVSDIRGNLDALGGRGLTFINKNTDDLKEKIKFALANPKVIHKLAKEAKKRVVKHYDWEENIEDVISVYHEAMSLKQKSFFNSFFVFKAIKKVAFRWK; this is translated from the coding sequence ATGAAAATAGCATTTATCGGACAAAAAGGGATGCCAGCCAAAGGCGGAGGCGTGGAAAAGCATGTTGAGGAGCTTTCCATCCGCCTGGTTAAGCGCGGCCATGAAGCAATTGTTTATACCCGGACAAACTATACTGAAAGGAAACTAGGCGCTTATAAAGGCGTTAAACTGGTTAGCCTGCCGAATATCAAAACCAAAAGCCTGGACGCTATTACCCATACATTTATGGCCTGCCTGGACGTAATTTTTAGAAAGGATATCGATATCGTCCATTTTCATTCAATCGGCCCCTCTTCCTTGATCTGGCTAATAAAAATTTTTAAGCCAGGCACTCCGATTGTCGCTACTTTCCACAGCCAATGCTATCTCCATAAGAAATGGGGATTGTTTGCCCGGCTGTATCTGAAATTCGGCGAGTATTCCTGCTGCAAATTTGCCGATAAAGTAATCGCCATTTCCGAATCATTAAAGAAAAGGACAGCGGAAGAATATAATGTCTTAAGCGAATATATCCCCAACGCGGTAATGATGAGGAAGAAAAAACTGCCGAAGATAATTAAAGCCAAGTGGGGGTTAGATAAGGATGGGTATATTTTGTCAGTCTCGCGCCTGGTCCCGGTTAAGGGCATACATTATATTATTGGCGCTTATAATGAATTAAAAACCAATAAAAAGCTGGTGATCGCCGGCGATGGAGCTTTTAACGGAGAATATATAGGGGAGCTTGAAAGAAAGTCCGGCGGCAATGAAAAAATAATTTTCACCGGCAACCTTTCCGGCAGAGAGCTGGATGAGCTTTATTCCAACGCCTGCTTATTTGTCCAGGCTTCCGAAGTTGAGGGCTTATCAATCGCCTTATTAGAGGCAATGTCTTTTGATCTGCCGGTTCTGGTTAGCGATATTAGGGGAAATTTGGACGCTTTAGGCGGTAGAGGACTGACTTTTATAAATAAAAATACCGATGACTTAAAGGAAAAGATAAAGTTTGCTTTAGCCAATCCAAAAGTAATCCATAAGCTGGCCAAGGAGGCAAAAAAGCGGGTGGTAAAGCATTATGATTGGGAAGAAAATATTGAAGATGTAATAAGCGTTTACCATGAAGCTATGAGTTTAAAGCAGAAATCGTTTTTTAATAGTTTTTTTGTTTTTAAGGCAATCAAAAAAGTCGCTTTTAGGTGGAAATAA
- a CDS encoding Ser-Thr-rich GPI-anchored membrane family protein: protein MSYESVFSSSSDFAVNHEMKERKKMKKILAVFLSLGFLAFASEALGYNEWPLNGTAAGTGSFGFSSIAASANAYATGFGRDSVESYASGDRFSLTLTWVSGTASANIAVEAMLYKNASPWTISARQSAVLAAGKSVTIVLSCTATEASGALGVALGYASNAGKSVTLKYTLTKLPKLTVVYPNKAVSLSAGSPIEIKWEKGPTISSVYIDLYEGGTFKGRITSSATGTSYFWTPGSKFPTGSYQLRITGGGVYDFSDKPFTLAGDVKIAIETPVAGTKVTKGTSAYVSWSARGMSGNVKIELFKGAVKVADIHTAFPPGNQGLGFIYWVPAASLVAGTDYSVLITEVRTGGVSAQSAKFTIQ, encoded by the coding sequence TTGTCGTATGAATCGGTTTTCTCGTCGAGTTCAGATTTTGCCGTAAACCATGAAATGAAGGAAAGGAAAAAAATGAAGAAGATTCTGGCAGTTTTTTTATCCCTGGGATTCCTGGCGTTTGCATCAGAAGCGCTGGGTTATAACGAGTGGCCATTAAACGGAACCGCCGCGGGAACAGGCAGTTTCGGTTTTTCGAGTATCGCGGCGTCGGCTAACGCTTACGCCACGGGGTTTGGGCGGGACAGCGTCGAGAGCTACGCTTCCGGCGATCGCTTCAGCCTGACCCTTACCTGGGTGTCGGGCACTGCCTCCGCGAATATCGCGGTCGAGGCGATGTTGTACAAAAACGCCTCGCCTTGGACGATAAGCGCCAGGCAAAGCGCAGTGCTTGCCGCCGGCAAGAGCGTCACGATCGTATTGTCGTGCACTGCTACCGAAGCCAGCGGAGCCCTGGGTGTTGCGTTAGGGTACGCGAGTAACGCTGGAAAGAGCGTTACTTTGAAGTATACCCTGACAAAGCTACCAAAGCTGACCGTCGTTTATCCCAATAAGGCGGTGAGCTTGTCGGCTGGCTCCCCAATTGAAATTAAATGGGAGAAGGGACCGACAATCTCGTCGGTCTATATTGATCTCTATGAAGGGGGAACCTTTAAGGGCCGGATTACTTCGTCGGCCACGGGGACCAGCTATTTCTGGACCCCGGGAAGTAAATTTCCCACCGGTAGCTACCAATTGAGAATTACCGGAGGCGGGGTTTATGATTTTAGCGACAAGCCATTCACCCTGGCTGGCGACGTAAAAATCGCCATCGAAACTCCTGTGGCGGGGACGAAAGTTACAAAGGGCACAAGCGCTTACGTGTCCTGGAGCGCCCGCGGGATGAGCGGGAACGTAAAAATAGAACTTTTCAAAGGGGCTGTGAAGGTGGCAGACATACATACCGCCTTTCCTCCGGGAAACCAAGGCCTTGGATTCATTTACTGGGTACCGGCCGCGAGCCTAGTGGCCGGCACTGATTACTCCGTGTTAATTACGGAGGTAAGGACGGGCGGAGTATCTGCCCAAAGTGCCAAGTTCACTATCCAATAG